A portion of the Acidisarcina polymorpha genome contains these proteins:
- a CDS encoding sensor histidine kinase, translating to MKTSCLGAVVLVAISGLFTVVEGRALDQNRSIAQYSRESWGSDRGFNPGAVTGISQSADGYLWVGTEKGLYRFDGLSFRAPSAASSSAGAVTALTADSQGNLWILLGNTKILRYHDGKIDAGREEAEVGITALGNRRDGTILLSSLALGTLSYRADKFEAVGAKSDAQPLSSRKEAIDDLSSRMSWATGVAPHRFAEPESAVISMVESGDGTIWLGTRDRGLFFSKAGKVSAVADSARYGKINCILLQENGDLWVGTDEGVLRWDGSKLTRDGAPSALNRLGVLSAVRDHDGNIWFGTSEGLFRCSAGGSCIADSSNDAEPGVAVTALFEDREGDLWVGTASGISCLRDSPFVTYPLIGLRGSESSGPIYVDQQDRAWFGPGDGGLYWMQSGRTHKVTQAGLDRDVVYSIAGAGGEMWVGRQQGGLTELSLPGGTVASKTYTQSNGLAQDGVYAVHVNRDGSVWAGTLNGGVSQWKDQKFTSFTTANGLASNTVTSIVEGSDGTMWFATPNGLSALSRDQWRSYGTREGLPSADLNCLFEDSAHVLWVGGAAGISWMDAGRIRNPANMPEVLNEPVLGIAEDRSGSLWMSTAGHVLRVKRTALLGGKFEQGDVREYGPGDGLRGTEGIKRERSVVADDRGRIWFSTSRGLSTIDPNRSKGELAPAIVHVETILANSNPVQQELPIRISIPHERIVFAYSGLSFGLPDRVRFRYRLDGFDRNWSEPVANREAVYTNLGPGAYRFRVMASNSEGLWNGPEATVQFNIEPAYWQTWWFRLSCLLAAVLTAVLIYLLRMRQIKHQLSLRFEERLGERMRIAHELHDTLLQGFLSASMQLNIATDYVPENSPAKPILSRVLELVGQVTEESRNTLRGLRASVRDSPNLAQALSAVPQELSLKDDVAFRVVVDGTVRLLHPAVRDELYRIGREAIVNAFRHSRATSIEVHLLYSASHLQIIVRDNGCGIEAQVLDFGREGHWGLPGMRERTEKIGGKLEVWSRAAAGTEVRVRLPGQLAYRPAIGSGWLQRLLSYRRHPGGSRGNDVAPVEASEADRKEAVVDTESSPLQK from the coding sequence ATGAAGACATCTTGCCTCGGAGCGGTTGTGCTCGTCGCGATTTCGGGCTTGTTCACCGTGGTCGAGGGACGGGCGCTTGACCAGAACCGATCGATCGCGCAGTACTCACGCGAATCCTGGGGCAGCGATCGAGGGTTCAACCCCGGGGCGGTGACTGGCATCAGCCAGAGTGCGGATGGCTATCTCTGGGTGGGGACGGAGAAGGGTCTCTACCGGTTCGATGGATTGTCCTTCCGCGCGCCATCTGCAGCAAGCTCTTCGGCCGGCGCGGTCACTGCGTTAACGGCGGATTCCCAGGGAAACCTGTGGATACTTCTGGGCAACACCAAGATCCTTCGCTATCACGACGGCAAGATCGACGCTGGCCGGGAAGAAGCGGAGGTGGGCATTACCGCCTTGGGCAATCGTCGCGACGGGACGATCCTTCTGTCTTCTCTGGCGCTTGGCACCCTCAGTTATCGAGCAGACAAATTCGAGGCCGTCGGAGCTAAGTCCGACGCTCAGCCACTGAGCAGCAGGAAGGAAGCCATCGATGACCTTTCCAGTCGGATGAGCTGGGCGACGGGAGTCGCACCTCATCGCTTCGCAGAACCGGAATCCGCGGTCATTTCGATGGTTGAATCGGGAGACGGCACCATTTGGCTTGGAACCCGCGACCGAGGACTTTTCTTCTCGAAAGCGGGTAAGGTTTCAGCGGTTGCAGACAGCGCAAGGTACGGGAAGATCAACTGCATCCTGCTCCAGGAAAATGGCGATCTATGGGTGGGGACCGACGAAGGCGTTCTTCGTTGGGACGGTTCGAAGCTTACCCGCGATGGCGCGCCTTCTGCTTTGAACCGGCTCGGGGTCTTATCGGCGGTGAGAGATCATGACGGGAACATCTGGTTTGGGACCTCCGAAGGCCTCTTTCGATGCAGCGCCGGAGGAAGCTGCATCGCCGATTCCTCCAACGACGCAGAGCCAGGCGTCGCGGTCACGGCTCTGTTCGAAGATCGTGAAGGGGACTTGTGGGTTGGGACCGCTTCAGGCATCAGCTGTCTGCGAGACAGTCCGTTTGTCACCTACCCGCTGATCGGTCTGCGGGGCTCGGAGAGTAGTGGGCCTATTTACGTCGACCAGCAGGACAGAGCCTGGTTCGGGCCTGGAGATGGAGGGCTCTACTGGATGCAATCCGGTCGCACTCACAAGGTGACCCAGGCCGGCCTCGACCGGGATGTGGTTTACTCGATCGCCGGCGCCGGCGGCGAGATGTGGGTGGGCAGACAACAGGGAGGTTTGACTGAACTGAGCTTGCCTGGCGGAACAGTAGCAAGCAAGACCTACACCCAGTCAAATGGACTCGCCCAGGACGGAGTTTACGCAGTGCACGTAAATCGAGATGGGAGCGTCTGGGCGGGCACACTCAATGGCGGCGTCAGTCAATGGAAAGACCAGAAGTTCACTTCCTTCACAACCGCAAATGGCCTGGCGTCGAATACCGTGACGTCGATCGTTGAAGGCTCCGACGGAACGATGTGGTTCGCTACGCCCAACGGACTGAGCGCACTCTCACGAGATCAATGGCGCTCCTACGGGACGCGCGAGGGGTTGCCGTCCGCCGATCTGAATTGCCTCTTCGAGGATTCGGCCCATGTGCTCTGGGTCGGGGGCGCGGCTGGTATTTCCTGGATGGATGCTGGTCGCATCCGAAACCCGGCGAATATGCCTGAAGTGCTCAACGAACCGGTTCTCGGCATCGCCGAGGATAGAAGCGGATCGCTTTGGATGTCGACAGCAGGCCATGTGTTGAGGGTGAAACGAACGGCCCTACTTGGCGGCAAATTCGAGCAGGGCGATGTCCGCGAGTATGGACCGGGCGACGGGCTCCGGGGGACAGAAGGGATAAAGCGGGAACGGTCAGTAGTTGCCGATGATCGGGGACGCATATGGTTCTCGACCAGTCGCGGTCTTTCGACGATCGATCCGAACCGGTCGAAGGGTGAGCTGGCGCCAGCGATCGTCCACGTCGAGACGATTTTGGCCAATTCAAACCCCGTCCAGCAAGAATTGCCGATTCGTATCTCGATCCCTCACGAACGGATCGTATTCGCCTATTCGGGGCTGAGCTTCGGTCTACCGGACCGCGTCCGCTTTCGCTATCGCCTGGATGGTTTCGATCGGAACTGGAGCGAACCGGTAGCAAATCGAGAGGCAGTTTACACGAATCTTGGTCCTGGCGCCTACCGGTTCAGAGTGATGGCTTCGAATAGCGAAGGTCTGTGGAACGGGCCGGAGGCAACGGTCCAATTCAACATTGAGCCAGCCTACTGGCAGACATGGTGGTTTCGGCTATCCTGTCTGCTCGCAGCCGTACTTACGGCAGTGCTGATCTATCTGCTTCGCATGCGCCAGATCAAGCATCAATTGAGCCTTCGCTTTGAAGAGCGGCTTGGGGAACGGATGCGAATCGCGCATGAGTTGCACGACACGCTGTTGCAGGGCTTCCTCAGCGCCTCGATGCAATTAAATATCGCGACCGACTATGTGCCCGAGAACTCGCCGGCAAAGCCTATCCTCAGCCGAGTGCTCGAACTGGTTGGACAAGTGACCGAAGAGAGTAGAAATACACTGCGAGGACTACGTGCCTCGGTGCGGGATTCTCCTAACCTCGCCCAGGCTCTGTCCGCTGTCCCACAAGAGCTGTCTCTCAAGGATGACGTAGCCTTTCGGGTGGTCGTAGACGGCACGGTGCGGCTGCTTCATCCAGCCGTGCGCGACGAACTCTATCGAATCGGCCGTGAAGCGATTGTGAATGCCTTCCGCCACTCCCGGGCAACCAGCATCGAGGTCCATTTGCTGTATTCGGCGAGCCATCTGCAGATCATCGTCCGCGACAATGGCTGCGGCATCGAAGCGCAGGTGCTTGACTTCGGCCGAGAAGGACATTGGGGTCTTCCGGGGATGCGCGAGCGGACCGAAAAGATCGGCGGCAAGCTGGAGGTATGGAGCCGAGCTGCAGCTGGAACAGAGGTTCGAGTGAGGTTGCCGGGGCAGCTGGCATATCGACCTGCGATCGGAAGCGGCTGGCTGCAGCGGCTTTTGAGCTATCGCCGGCACCCCGGCGGAAGTCGCGGCAATGATGTTGCCCCCGTCGAGGCCTCAGAAGCTGACCGCAAGGAAGCGGTCGTTGACACAGAGTCGTCCCCCCTTCAAAAATGA
- the dinB gene encoding DNA polymerase IV, giving the protein MVTVETLAEAAFGTRKIVHVDMDAFYASVEQRDDPTLRGKPVVVAWRGKRSVVCAASYEARRFGVRSAMAAVHAERLCPDAIFVPPDFVRYKAASHAARRIFERHTDSIEPLSLDEAYLDVTTNKTGLPTATKVAKAIREQIREELSLTASAGVAPNKFLAKIASDWRKPDGLFVIRPEDLAAFLPPLPVGRIPGVGKVTEAKLRQIGIQTVGDLQAFTLADLESRFGRYGCRLYELARGIDRSAVLSDRQVKSISAEDTFERDIPLSQTAELIERLAEKVWSASRRESRIARTVVLKLKTSEFNLLTRSYTPIVPPASCDEVKTIALSLRDRIDLGPTRLFRLVGVGLSNFRELEDHSPSLFNDSADGEGADSLVRHGIGAST; this is encoded by the coding sequence ATGGTCACCGTAGAGACATTGGCGGAAGCGGCTTTCGGAACCCGTAAGATTGTCCACGTCGATATGGATGCGTTCTACGCCTCCGTCGAACAGCGGGATGACCCTACGCTTCGCGGCAAGCCCGTGGTCGTGGCATGGAGAGGCAAACGATCGGTGGTTTGCGCAGCCTCTTATGAGGCCAGGCGATTCGGCGTTCGTTCCGCGATGGCTGCTGTTCATGCGGAGCGCCTGTGCCCCGATGCAATTTTTGTTCCTCCTGACTTCGTCCGCTATAAGGCCGCGTCGCACGCAGCGCGGAGGATCTTTGAACGCCACACGGATTCGATTGAACCTCTGTCTTTAGACGAAGCCTATCTCGATGTCACGACGAATAAGACTGGCCTCCCTACTGCAACCAAGGTTGCTAAGGCGATTCGAGAGCAGATTCGAGAAGAACTCTCGCTCACCGCCTCCGCGGGGGTCGCTCCGAACAAATTTCTCGCGAAGATTGCCTCCGACTGGCGAAAACCGGATGGACTTTTCGTGATTCGCCCGGAAGACCTAGCGGCCTTCTTGCCGCCCCTGCCGGTGGGGCGCATCCCCGGAGTAGGCAAGGTGACCGAGGCCAAACTCAGACAGATCGGGATTCAGACTGTCGGGGATCTGCAGGCATTTACTCTTGCTGACCTCGAGTCTCGATTCGGCCGCTATGGTTGCCGTCTCTATGAACTCGCTCGTGGAATCGATCGTAGCGCGGTCCTGTCCGACCGGCAGGTAAAATCGATCTCGGCCGAAGATACCTTCGAGCGGGATATCCCGCTCTCGCAGACCGCGGAATTGATCGAGCGTCTGGCGGAGAAAGTCTGGTCTGCTTCTCGCCGAGAATCGCGGATTGCGCGAACGGTTGTCCTCAAGTTAAAGACGAGCGAGTTCAACCTCCTCACTCGCAGCTATACGCCGATCGTTCCGCCTGCCTCTTGCGATGAGGTGAAGACGATCGCCCTCTCGTTGCGGGACCGGATCGATCTTGGGCCTACCCGGCTCTTTCGTCTAGTGGGAGTTGGATTGAGCAACTTCCGGGAACTGGAAGACCATTCTCCTTCGCTCTTCAACGACAGCGCCGATGGTGAAGGCGCGGATTCCTTGGTTCGCCATGGCATTGGCGCCTCTACTTAG
- a CDS encoding NUDIX domain-containing protein, producing the protein MPRLSAGLLMYRRRGDHTEVFLVHPGGPFWANKDLGAWSVPKGEYGEDEQPLEAARREFLEETGFTAEGPFQDLGKVTQASGKIVTAWAFEGDCDPSKLVSNTCQIEWPPRSHRLLEIPEVDRGSWFLISEARKRIKSSQEPFLDRLCAILTVSPK; encoded by the coding sequence ATGCCGAGACTGAGCGCCGGTCTGCTGATGTACCGTCGGCGTGGAGACCATACAGAAGTCTTCCTCGTTCATCCCGGCGGCCCATTCTGGGCGAACAAGGACCTCGGAGCATGGTCGGTTCCGAAGGGTGAATATGGCGAAGACGAACAGCCGTTGGAAGCTGCCAGGCGCGAGTTTCTTGAGGAGACCGGCTTCACCGCCGAAGGCCCTTTCCAGGACTTGGGCAAAGTGACACAGGCTAGCGGCAAGATCGTTACTGCGTGGGCCTTCGAGGGCGACTGTGACCCATCGAAGCTGGTCAGCAATACCTGCCAGATAGAATGGCCTCCCCGTTCTCATCGCCTCCTCGAAATACCGGAAGTCGACAGAGGCAGCTGGTTTTTGATCTCCGAGGCTAGGAAACGCATCAAGAGCAGCCAGGAGCCATTTCTTGATAGGCTCTGCGCGATCTTAACTGTCTCTCCTAAGTAG